In one window of Trachemys scripta elegans isolate TJP31775 chromosome 5, CAS_Tse_1.0, whole genome shotgun sequence DNA:
- the CCNG2 gene encoding cyclin-G2, translated as MKDLGAEEQMSNEAFWLFKQLNLHLEQEWKFQPREKGLSLIERTAENENTLCPRLRNAKVEDLWSLTSFFGFTIETFVLAVNIMDRFLALMKVKPKHLSCIGVCCFQLAAQVIEEECNIPSTHDVIRISQCKCTVSDLKRMEKIISEKLHFEFKATTALTFLHLYHTIVLCHTSERKEVLNLDKLEAQLKACNCRLVFSRAKPSILALCLLTLEVQTLKSIELFEIVLRVQKHSKISDSDLLYWRELVSKCLADYSSPECCKPDHKKLVWIVSRRTAQNLQNSYCSVPELPTIPEVGCFNESESEDSCEDMSCGEESLSSSPSDLEGNFFFDLKPKSKWKALNCQS; from the exons ATGAAGGATTTGGGGGCTGAAGAACAAATGAGCAATGAAGCTTTCTGGCTGTTCAAGCAGTTAAATCTACATTTGGAGCAAGAATGGAAGTTTCAGCCTCGGGAGAAGGGGCTGAGCCTGATTGAGCGCACTGCTGAG AATGAAAATACTTTATGTCCAAGACTAAGGAATGCCAAGGTTGAAGATCTATGGAGTCTGACCAGTTTTTTTGGATTTACAATTGAAACTTTTGTCCTGGCTGTCAACATTATGGACAGATTCTTGGCTCTTATGAAG gtGAAACCTAAGCATTTATCTTGCATTGGAGTCTGTTGTTTTCAACTGGCTGCCCAAGTCATTGAAGAGGAGTGCAATATTCCGTCCACTCATGATGTCATCCGGATTAGCCAATGTAAATGCACTGTTTCCGACCTGAAACggatggaaaaaataatttcggAAAAACTGCACTTTGAATTTAAAGCTACTACTGCCTTAACCTTTTTGCACTTGTACCATACTATTGTACTTTGTCATACCTCAGAAAG GAAAGAAGTACTAAACCTCGACAAATTGGAAGCACAGCTGAAAGCTTGCAACTGCCGATTAGTCTTCTCTAGAGCAAAA CCATCCATATTGGCCTTGTGTCTTCTCACTCTGGAAGTTCAGACTTTAAAATCCATTGAGCTGTTTGAAATTGTTCTGCGTGTTCAAAAGCATTCAAAG ataaGTGATAGTGACTTACTCTACTGGCGAGAGTTGGTTTCAAAATGCCTAGCAGATTATTCTTCTCCTGAATGTTGCAAACCAGATCATAAGAAGTTAGTTTGGATTGTTTCAAGACGTACAGCCCAGAATCTACAAAATAGTTACTGCAGTGTTCCTGAGTTGCCAACTATACCAGAGGTTGGATGTTTCAATGAAAGTGAGAG TGAAGACTCCTGTGAAGACATGAGCTGTGGAGAAGAAAGTCTTAGCAGTTCTCCTAGTGATCTAGAAGGCAACTTCTTCTTTGACCTCAAACCTAAATCTAAGTGGAAAGCTCTCAACTGTCAGTCTTAG